Proteins from a genomic interval of Quercus robur chromosome 9, dhQueRobu3.1, whole genome shotgun sequence:
- the LOC126698381 gene encoding RING-H2 finger protein ATL7-like isoform X4 has translation MVSSAFIILFFFYLCYLRHQRANSSSLQIPPSYANNNDISRKELREMLPIIVYKESFSIRDSQCSVCLVEYQAEDRLQHIPACGHTFHMDCIDYWLATHTTCPLCRLSLVPASKSSTELPHLNVESGHEFSVAVNGNDTSIQQRPQASVAAQSEEDIRNPKNKSKEDAREVRNPKNEDARSSDCVDHVRESRSSRDDIE, from the exons ATGG TCTCCTCCGCTTTCatcatcctcttcttcttctatcttTGCTATCTACGCCATCAAAGGGCCAATTCGTCCTCTCTTCAAATACCACCATCTTATGCCAACAACAATGATATCTCCAGG AAAGAACTGAGAGAGATGCTACCGATTATTGTATACAAGGAGAGCTTCTCCATCAGAGATTCACA GTGCTCAGTATGCCTTGTGGAGTACCAAGCAGAGGATAGGCTTCAACATATACCTGCATGTGGCCATACATTTCACATGGACTGCATTGATTACTGGCTTGCTACTCACACCACCTGCCCACTCTGCCGCCTCTCACTAGTTCCTGCTAGTAAATCTTCAACTGAACTACCTCATTTAAATGTTGAATCTGGTCATGAATTTTCTGTGGCAGTCAATGGTAATGATACATCGATTCAACAAAGGCCCCAGGCTAGCGTAGCAGCACAATCCGAAGAAGACATTAGAAATCCCAAAAACAAGTCGAAAGAAGATGCAAGAGAGGTGAGAAATCCCAAAAACGAAGATGCAAGAAGCTCTGATTGCGTTGATCATGTGAGAGAATCTAGAAGTTCAAGGGATGACATTGAATGA
- the LOC126698381 gene encoding RING-H2 finger protein ATL7-like isoform X1 yields MGLLGVFRALVMISHSHSDSEVEPPCGSETRASTAEKLYQTFIIFVPVSSAFIILFFFYLCYLRHQRANSSSLQIPPSYANNNDISRKELREMLPIIVYKESFSIRDSQCSVCLVEYQAEDRLQHIPACGHTFHMDCIDYWLATHTTCPLCRLSLVPASKSSTELPHLNVESGHEFSVAVNGNDTSIQQRPQASVAAQSEEDIRNPKNKSKEDAREVRNPKNEDARSSDCVDHVRESRSSRDDIE; encoded by the exons ATGG GATTACTGGGTGTGTTTAGAGCATTAGTAATGATTTCTCATAGCCATTCAGACTCAGAGGTAGAGCCACCTTGTGGTTCTGAAACAAGAGCTTCAACAGCAGAGAAGCTTTACCAAACTTTTATTATCTTTGTACCAGTCTCCTCCGCTTTCatcatcctcttcttcttctatcttTGCTATCTACGCCATCAAAGGGCCAATTCGTCCTCTCTTCAAATACCACCATCTTATGCCAACAACAATGATATCTCCAGG AAAGAACTGAGAGAGATGCTACCGATTATTGTATACAAGGAGAGCTTCTCCATCAGAGATTCACA GTGCTCAGTATGCCTTGTGGAGTACCAAGCAGAGGATAGGCTTCAACATATACCTGCATGTGGCCATACATTTCACATGGACTGCATTGATTACTGGCTTGCTACTCACACCACCTGCCCACTCTGCCGCCTCTCACTAGTTCCTGCTAGTAAATCTTCAACTGAACTACCTCATTTAAATGTTGAATCTGGTCATGAATTTTCTGTGGCAGTCAATGGTAATGATACATCGATTCAACAAAGGCCCCAGGCTAGCGTAGCAGCACAATCCGAAGAAGACATTAGAAATCCCAAAAACAAGTCGAAAGAAGATGCAAGAGAGGTGAGAAATCCCAAAAACGAAGATGCAAGAAGCTCTGATTGCGTTGATCATGTGAGAGAATCTAGAAGTTCAAGGGATGACATTGAATGA
- the LOC126698381 gene encoding RING-H2 finger protein ATL7-like isoform X3, which produces MDSEVEPPCGSETRASTAEKLYQTFIIFVPVSSAFIILFFFYLCYLRHQRANSSSLQIPPSYANNNDISRKELREMLPIIVYKESFSIRDSQCSVCLVEYQAEDRLQHIPACGHTFHMDCIDYWLATHTTCPLCRLSLVPASKSSTELPHLNVESGHEFSVAVNGNDTSIQQRPQASVAAQSEEDIRNPKNKSKEDAREVRNPKNEDARSSDCVDHVRESRSSRDDIE; this is translated from the exons ATGG ACTCAGAGGTAGAGCCACCTTGTGGTTCTGAAACAAGAGCTTCAACAGCAGAGAAGCTTTACCAAACTTTTATTATCTTTGTACCAGTCTCCTCCGCTTTCatcatcctcttcttcttctatcttTGCTATCTACGCCATCAAAGGGCCAATTCGTCCTCTCTTCAAATACCACCATCTTATGCCAACAACAATGATATCTCCAGG AAAGAACTGAGAGAGATGCTACCGATTATTGTATACAAGGAGAGCTTCTCCATCAGAGATTCACA GTGCTCAGTATGCCTTGTGGAGTACCAAGCAGAGGATAGGCTTCAACATATACCTGCATGTGGCCATACATTTCACATGGACTGCATTGATTACTGGCTTGCTACTCACACCACCTGCCCACTCTGCCGCCTCTCACTAGTTCCTGCTAGTAAATCTTCAACTGAACTACCTCATTTAAATGTTGAATCTGGTCATGAATTTTCTGTGGCAGTCAATGGTAATGATACATCGATTCAACAAAGGCCCCAGGCTAGCGTAGCAGCACAATCCGAAGAAGACATTAGAAATCCCAAAAACAAGTCGAAAGAAGATGCAAGAGAGGTGAGAAATCCCAAAAACGAAGATGCAAGAAGCTCTGATTGCGTTGATCATGTGAGAGAATCTAGAAGTTCAAGGGATGACATTGAATGA
- the LOC126698381 gene encoding RING-H2 finger protein ATL7-like isoform X2, which produces MISHSHSDSEVEPPCGSETRASTAEKLYQTFIIFVPVSSAFIILFFFYLCYLRHQRANSSSLQIPPSYANNNDISRKELREMLPIIVYKESFSIRDSQCSVCLVEYQAEDRLQHIPACGHTFHMDCIDYWLATHTTCPLCRLSLVPASKSSTELPHLNVESGHEFSVAVNGNDTSIQQRPQASVAAQSEEDIRNPKNKSKEDAREVRNPKNEDARSSDCVDHVRESRSSRDDIE; this is translated from the exons ATGATTTCTCATAGCCATTCAGACTCAGAGGTAGAGCCACCTTGTGGTTCTGAAACAAGAGCTTCAACAGCAGAGAAGCTTTACCAAACTTTTATTATCTTTGTACCAGTCTCCTCCGCTTTCatcatcctcttcttcttctatcttTGCTATCTACGCCATCAAAGGGCCAATTCGTCCTCTCTTCAAATACCACCATCTTATGCCAACAACAATGATATCTCCAGG AAAGAACTGAGAGAGATGCTACCGATTATTGTATACAAGGAGAGCTTCTCCATCAGAGATTCACA GTGCTCAGTATGCCTTGTGGAGTACCAAGCAGAGGATAGGCTTCAACATATACCTGCATGTGGCCATACATTTCACATGGACTGCATTGATTACTGGCTTGCTACTCACACCACCTGCCCACTCTGCCGCCTCTCACTAGTTCCTGCTAGTAAATCTTCAACTGAACTACCTCATTTAAATGTTGAATCTGGTCATGAATTTTCTGTGGCAGTCAATGGTAATGATACATCGATTCAACAAAGGCCCCAGGCTAGCGTAGCAGCACAATCCGAAGAAGACATTAGAAATCCCAAAAACAAGTCGAAAGAAGATGCAAGAGAGGTGAGAAATCCCAAAAACGAAGATGCAAGAAGCTCTGATTGCGTTGATCATGTGAGAGAATCTAGAAGTTCAAGGGATGACATTGAATGA